From Stenotrophomonas maltophilia, a single genomic window includes:
- the cydD gene encoding thiol reductant ABC exporter subunit CydD: protein MSAAETTPDGLSQEAETTRQRRARTAWLADLARPARGRQRLAALCISLSGALLIGQAAAIAWLVQQVLVERAPLASGLPVLGGLALILVLRTLLGSATQAAAGDVADAARLALRERVFARLLGHGPLWLRQRRTGELGELVLHHGDAIENYYSGFLPVRTEVVVVPLLILAAVAWVDWVVALILLFTAPLVPFFMMLVGWGAEAAGRAQLGELARMSGHFADRIKGLGVLRLYGRGEAELAGVEAAAEGVRLRTLKVLRIAFLSSTVLEFFASVSVAMVALYLGLSYLGMMSLHAAVPTLGAGLFCLLLAPEFYAPLRRLAAHYHDRANALAAAAEVERLLQSLPDEQGLLDNEGAALVVEPAEAALPPLRAQGLVLRPLGAPHDVLQDLDVLLEPGQRLALVGPSGSGKSTLLEALAGWLPPRAGKLQLRPGVQVAYASQRPYLFHGSIADNLRLADPGASDARLRAVAEAAQVLQFAQRLPQGLDTVIGERGFGLSGGEARRIGLARLLLRDPQVLLLDEPTAFLDADTEAALLRSLAAYARGRSVVVATHSPAVIAWADRCLLLPEGRLVEPAQAVRA, encoded by the coding sequence TTGAGCGCTGCCGAAACAACCCCCGACGGCCTTTCCCAGGAAGCCGAAACGACCCGCCAGCGGCGCGCCCGCACTGCATGGCTGGCCGATCTGGCGCGGCCAGCCCGCGGCCGCCAGCGCCTGGCGGCGCTGTGCATCAGCCTGTCCGGGGCGCTGTTGATCGGCCAGGCCGCCGCCATTGCCTGGCTGGTGCAGCAGGTGCTGGTGGAACGCGCGCCGCTGGCATCGGGCCTGCCGGTGCTGGGCGGACTGGCGCTGATCCTGGTGCTGCGCACGCTGTTGGGCAGCGCCACCCAGGCCGCGGCCGGCGATGTGGCCGATGCTGCGCGGCTGGCACTGCGCGAACGTGTGTTCGCGCGCCTGCTGGGCCATGGCCCGCTGTGGCTGCGCCAGCGTCGCACCGGCGAGCTGGGCGAACTGGTGCTGCATCACGGTGATGCGATCGAGAATTATTACAGTGGCTTCCTGCCGGTACGCACCGAGGTGGTGGTGGTGCCGCTGCTGATCCTGGCCGCCGTGGCCTGGGTCGACTGGGTGGTGGCGCTGATCCTGTTGTTCACCGCGCCGCTGGTGCCGTTCTTCATGATGCTGGTGGGGTGGGGCGCTGAAGCGGCCGGTCGTGCCCAGCTGGGGGAACTGGCGCGGATGAGCGGCCACTTCGCCGATCGCATCAAGGGCCTGGGCGTGCTGCGCCTGTACGGCCGTGGCGAAGCCGAACTGGCTGGCGTGGAGGCCGCCGCCGAAGGCGTGCGCCTGCGTACCCTGAAGGTGCTGCGGATCGCGTTCCTGTCATCCACGGTGCTGGAATTCTTCGCCTCGGTGAGCGTGGCGATGGTTGCGCTGTACCTGGGCCTGAGCTACCTCGGCATGATGTCGTTGCATGCAGCGGTGCCGACGCTGGGCGCCGGCCTGTTCTGCCTGCTGCTGGCCCCGGAGTTCTACGCCCCGCTGCGACGGTTGGCCGCGCACTACCACGACCGTGCCAACGCCCTGGCGGCGGCCGCCGAAGTGGAGCGCCTGCTGCAGTCGCTGCCCGACGAACAGGGCCTGCTCGACAACGAGGGCGCCGCGCTGGTGGTGGAGCCGGCCGAGGCCGCCTTGCCGCCGCTGCGCGCGCAAGGACTGGTGCTGCGTCCGCTGGGCGCACCGCACGATGTGCTGCAGGATCTGGATGTACTGCTGGAGCCGGGCCAGCGGCTGGCCCTGGTGGGCCCCAGCGGGTCTGGCAAGAGCACGTTGCTGGAAGCGCTGGCCGGCTGGTTGCCGCCACGCGCCGGCAAGTTGCAGCTGCGCCCCGGCGTGCAGGTGGCCTATGCCAGCCAGCGTCCCTACCTGTTCCACGGCAGCATTGCCGACAACCTGCGGTTGGCCGACCCCGGTGCCAGCGATGCACGGCTGCGTGCGGTGGCCGAGGCGGCGCAGGTGCTGCAGTTCGCGCAACGACTGCCGCAGGGGCTGGACACGGTGATCGGCGAGCGCGGCTTCGGCCTGTCCGGCGGTGAAGCGCGCCGCATCGGCCTGGCGCGCCTGCTGCTGCGCGACCCGCAGGTGCTGCTGCTGGATGAGCCGACCGCCTTCCTCGATGCCGATACCGAAGCCGCGCTGCTGCGCAGCCTGGCCGCGTATGCGCGGGGCCGCAGCGTGGTGGTCGCCACCCACAGCCCAGCCGTGATCGCCTGGGCTGATCGTTGCCTGCTGTTGCCGGAAGGCCGCCTGGTCGAGCCGGCACAGGCGGTGCGCGCATGA
- a CDS encoding DUF1294 domain-containing protein: protein MAWRRNLGLAAFGALIALMVSGVLPLWLGGWCLLASVVSFGLYGHDKRAAQRKQWRIPERTLQLLAFAGGWPGALLGQALFRHKHRKAAFQWVFWLCVLANVASIAVMLREFSR, encoded by the coding sequence GTGGCGTGGCGGCGCAATCTCGGGCTCGCCGCCTTCGGTGCGCTGATCGCGCTGATGGTCAGCGGCGTGCTGCCACTGTGGCTGGGCGGCTGGTGCCTGCTGGCCAGCGTGGTGTCGTTCGGGCTGTATGGCCATGACAAGCGTGCGGCGCAGCGAAAGCAATGGCGCATTCCCGAGCGCACCCTGCAGCTGCTGGCCTTCGCCGGGGGCTGGCCAGGCGCGCTGCTGGGCCAGGCCCTGTTCCGTCACAAGCACCGCAAGGCCGCGTTCCAGTGGGTGTTCTGGCTGTGCGTGCTGGCCAACGTGGCCTCGATCGCGGTGATGCTGCGCGAATTCTCGCGGTAA
- the cydC gene encoding thiol reductant ABC exporter subunit CydC gives MSRSPDSLRAVFLRHRPRLLLTMLLLWTTMLAGTALLGLSGGFLTAAALAGAAGLGQGFNFFSPSAGIRGLTMARIVSRYFEKLVGHDATLRIARDLRVWFFRRALPLAPARLGATRTGDLLARLLGDIGEVDGLLVRAIGPLVALGALSLVAVVSAALILPSAAVLLAVLALLIAVGVPWLGVRGRDDEEADRAAHRAALRTAAFEGLEGAGDLAALHADAAWQLKVRVAAKQLASRDRRRRWRLIAGSTLHGLVAGLGLVAMLALALHAAEQQRIAPEMAAGLVFLTVALIELWAGMGLAWQSLQSGRIAADRLQAIVEQSPTVEDPSTPHAVPQAARVHWDDVHFQWPGAARPVLSGLQLTLAPGERIAIRGDSGSGKTTLSSLLLRLWDPQQGRITYGGRDLRDFAQAEWHRQLAWLPQNAPVFAGTVAENLRLGDPDANDVELWAVLRRVRLAEWAERNGGLQAWVGENGATMSAGQARRLALARALLRNAPILLLDEPTEGLDVDTARALLQDLSGLLDGRSLLMITHDDLPDGVVDAQYRLRDGALVREP, from the coding sequence ATGAGCCGGTCGCCCGATTCACTGCGTGCAGTGTTCCTGCGTCATCGGCCGCGCCTGCTGCTGACGATGCTGCTGCTGTGGACCACGATGCTGGCTGGTACCGCGCTGCTGGGCCTGTCCGGTGGCTTCCTCACCGCGGCCGCGCTGGCCGGTGCGGCCGGGTTGGGCCAGGGTTTCAATTTCTTCTCGCCCTCGGCCGGCATCCGTGGCCTGACCATGGCACGCATCGTGTCGCGCTATTTCGAGAAACTGGTCGGCCACGACGCCACCCTGCGCATTGCCCGCGACCTGCGCGTGTGGTTCTTCCGCCGTGCGCTGCCACTGGCGCCGGCACGGTTGGGGGCCACGCGTACCGGCGACCTGCTGGCACGCCTGCTCGGTGACATCGGTGAGGTGGATGGCCTGCTGGTGCGTGCCATCGGGCCCTTGGTGGCGCTGGGTGCGTTGTCGCTGGTCGCGGTGGTTTCAGCGGCGCTGATCCTGCCGTCGGCGGCCGTGCTGCTGGCGGTGCTGGCATTGTTGATCGCCGTCGGTGTGCCGTGGCTGGGCGTGCGCGGTCGCGATGATGAAGAAGCAGACCGCGCCGCGCATCGCGCCGCGTTGCGCACCGCTGCATTCGAAGGACTGGAAGGGGCCGGGGATCTGGCCGCGCTGCATGCCGATGCGGCGTGGCAGTTGAAGGTGCGGGTAGCGGCCAAGCAGCTGGCCTCGCGCGACCGTCGCCGGCGCTGGCGCCTGATTGCAGGCTCGACCCTGCATGGCCTGGTGGCTGGGCTCGGCCTGGTGGCGATGCTGGCATTGGCCCTGCATGCGGCCGAACAGCAGCGCATCGCGCCGGAAATGGCCGCCGGCCTGGTGTTCCTCACCGTGGCGTTGATCGAGTTGTGGGCGGGCATGGGCCTGGCCTGGCAGTCGCTGCAGTCCGGGCGCATCGCCGCCGATCGCTTGCAGGCCATCGTCGAGCAGTCGCCGACGGTGGAGGATCCTTCGACGCCGCACGCTGTACCACAGGCGGCGCGCGTGCATTGGGACGATGTCCATTTCCAGTGGCCGGGCGCGGCGCGGCCGGTGCTGTCCGGCCTGCAGCTGACCCTGGCACCGGGCGAGCGCATCGCGATCCGCGGCGACAGCGGCAGCGGCAAGACCACCTTGTCCAGCCTGCTGCTGCGGCTGTGGGATCCGCAGCAGGGGCGAATCACCTACGGCGGCCGCGACCTGCGCGATTTCGCCCAGGCCGAGTGGCATCGGCAGCTGGCGTGGCTGCCGCAGAACGCGCCGGTGTTTGCCGGCACGGTGGCCGAGAACCTGCGGCTGGGTGATCCCGACGCCAACGACGTCGAGCTGTGGGCAGTACTACGCCGGGTACGCCTGGCCGAATGGGCCGAGCGCAATGGCGGCCTGCAGGCCTGGGTCGGTGAGAACGGTGCGACGATGTCGGCCGGGCAGGCGCGGCGCCTGGCACTGGCGCGCGCGCTGCTGCGCAATGCGCCGATCCTGTTGCTGGACGAACCGACCGAAGGGCTGGACGTGGATACCGCACGCGCGCTGCTGCAGGACCTGTCCGGGCTGCTGGACGGTCGCAGCCTGCTGATGATCACCCATGATGATCTGCCCGACGGCGTGGTCGATGCGCAGTACCGGTTGCGTGACGGGGCCCTGGTCCGCGAACCGTGA
- a CDS encoding cytochrome ubiquinol oxidase subunit I has product MIDQTVVELSRLQFALTAMYHFLFVPLTLGLSFMVAIMESVYVMTGKEIWRRMTLFWGVLFGINFAMGVATGIVMEFQFGMNWSYYSHYVGDIFGAPLAIEGLMAFFLEATFVGLFFFGWNRLSKVKHLMVTWLMALGTNLSAIWILIANGWMQNPTGAVFNPETMRMEVVDFMAVVFNPVAQAKFVHTVSAGYVTGAVFVMAISALFLLRNKHKDLARRSFAVAAAFGLLSSLSVVVLGDESGYAASEHQKMKLAAIEAMWETERAPADFTAFGIPNQQTHQNDYAVKIPYLMGLIATRSLNQPIPGILELVERAEHRVRGGQLAYGALERLRANKNDVEAREMFDRHWQDLGHGLLLKRYRDDILNATPQEISQAAMDTVPRVMPLFWTFRVMAGLGFYLIAFFALAFYYSCRNNFQDKRWFLKVALWTLPAPWIAIECGWFVAEYGRQPWAVDGVLPTFYAASGLALHEIVLTLAGFTAIYTALIVVEIKLMLKAIRKGPDEVLPSLQSPQPHASHNASAPAAGQA; this is encoded by the coding sequence ATGATTGATCAGACAGTCGTAGAACTGTCGCGGCTGCAATTCGCGCTGACCGCGATGTACCACTTCCTATTCGTACCGCTCACCCTCGGCCTGTCCTTCATGGTGGCCATCATGGAGAGCGTGTACGTGATGACCGGCAAGGAGATCTGGCGCAGGATGACCCTGTTCTGGGGCGTCCTGTTCGGCATCAACTTCGCCATGGGCGTCGCCACCGGCATCGTGATGGAATTCCAGTTCGGCATGAACTGGTCCTACTACAGCCACTACGTGGGTGACATCTTCGGTGCGCCGCTGGCCATCGAAGGCCTGATGGCGTTCTTCCTGGAAGCCACCTTCGTCGGCCTGTTCTTCTTTGGCTGGAACCGCCTGAGCAAGGTCAAGCACCTGATGGTGACCTGGCTGATGGCGCTGGGCACCAACCTGTCGGCGATCTGGATCCTGATCGCCAACGGCTGGATGCAGAACCCGACCGGTGCGGTGTTCAACCCGGAAACCATGCGCATGGAAGTCGTCGACTTCATGGCGGTGGTGTTCAACCCGGTGGCACAGGCCAAGTTCGTGCACACCGTCAGCGCCGGTTACGTGACCGGTGCGGTGTTCGTGATGGCGATCAGCGCCCTGTTCCTGCTGCGCAACAAGCACAAGGACCTGGCCCGTCGCTCGTTCGCGGTGGCCGCAGCGTTCGGCCTGCTGTCCTCGCTGTCGGTGGTGGTGCTGGGTGACGAGAGCGGTTACGCCGCCAGCGAACACCAGAAGATGAAGCTGGCTGCGATCGAAGCGATGTGGGAGACCGAGCGTGCGCCGGCCGACTTCACCGCCTTCGGCATCCCCAACCAGCAGACCCACCAGAACGACTACGCGGTGAAGATCCCGTACCTGATGGGCCTGATCGCCACCCGCTCGTTGAACCAGCCGATTCCGGGCATTCTGGAACTGGTCGAGCGTGCCGAACACCGCGTGCGCGGCGGCCAGCTGGCCTACGGCGCACTGGAACGCCTGCGCGCCAACAAGAACGACGTGGAAGCGCGCGAGATGTTCGATCGCCACTGGCAGGACCTGGGCCACGGCCTGCTGCTCAAGCGCTACCGCGATGACATCCTCAACGCCACCCCGCAGGAAATCTCGCAGGCGGCGATGGATACCGTGCCGCGCGTGATGCCGCTGTTCTGGACCTTCCGCGTGATGGCCGGGCTCGGCTTCTACCTGATCGCCTTCTTCGCACTGGCCTTCTACTACTCCTGCCGCAACAACTTCCAGGACAAGCGCTGGTTCCTGAAGGTGGCCCTGTGGACGCTGCCGGCACCGTGGATCGCCATCGAGTGTGGCTGGTTCGTGGCCGAGTACGGTCGCCAGCCGTGGGCGGTCGATGGCGTGCTGCCGACCTTCTATGCAGCATCGGGCCTGGCCCTGCACGAAATCGTGCTGACCCTGGCCGGCTTCACCGCGATCTACACCGCGCTGATCGTGGTCGAGATCAAGCTGATGCTCAAGGCGATCCGCAAGGGTCCGGATGAG